From the genome of bacterium, one region includes:
- a CDS encoding DUF72 domain-containing protein yields the protein MGVHLYVGVHRLAGAFVGSKLPHSQNSFYNPTVEIHIGTSGWSYPEWIGPFYPRGTGRAKLLEAYSAVFDAAEVNSTYYRLPGAKTVEGWVEKTGGRMIFAVKLPKELTHAGSPVAGSADAGWEVDAAVERAAEAVRQCVAPLADAGALGCLLAQFPSSFHRNRENSRYLGWLRGALKEFPLVVEFRNDEWIRPEILKWLADTGTGFACVDQPRLAGLAPPFFLATGETGYVRMHGRNSANWWTGDNVTRYEYDYSDAELNEWADVVRRAIQNFGGGTSQSRKEADSSETSASAIPLDADAEVFLKERKVFDWDRTLGVESSMTEARAMLKKIFFFYNNHSHAYAAKNALRFREMMMEESR from the coding sequence GTGGGAGTGCACCTTTATGTGGGAGTGCACCGGCTTGCCGGTGCCTTTGTCGGGAGCAAGCTCCCGCACTCCCAAAATTCCTTTTATAATCCCACCGTGGAAATCCACATCGGCACGTCGGGCTGGAGCTACCCCGAATGGATCGGGCCGTTCTACCCGCGGGGCACGGGCCGCGCGAAGCTGCTCGAAGCGTACTCGGCGGTGTTCGATGCGGCGGAGGTGAACTCCACCTACTACAGGCTGCCGGGCGCGAAGACCGTCGAGGGATGGGTGGAAAAAACCGGCGGCAGGATGATTTTCGCCGTCAAGCTCCCGAAGGAGCTGACGCACGCGGGAAGCCCGGTCGCGGGCAGCGCGGACGCGGGATGGGAGGTGGACGCCGCGGTCGAGCGCGCGGCGGAGGCGGTACGGCAGTGCGTCGCGCCGCTCGCGGACGCGGGCGCGCTTGGATGCCTGCTCGCGCAATTTCCGTCCAGCTTCCACCGCAACCGCGAAAACTCGCGCTACCTGGGATGGCTGCGCGGCGCGCTGAAAGAATTTCCGCTCGTCGTCGAATTCAGGAACGACGAATGGATACGCCCCGAAATTCTGAAATGGCTCGCGGATACCGGCACTGGATTCGCCTGCGTTGACCAGCCGCGGCTCGCGGGACTCGCGCCGCCGTTCTTTCTCGCGACGGGCGAAACGGGATACGTGCGGATGCACGGGCGCAACTCGGCGAACTGGTGGACGGGCGACAACGTGACGCGGTACGAGTACGATTACAGCGACGCTGAATTGAATGAATGGGCGGATGTCGTCCGCCGCGCAATCCAGAATTTCGGAGGCGGTACCTCCCAGTCCCGCAAAGAAGCCGATTCGTCCGAAACGTCCGCGTCCGCGATCCCGCTCGACGCCGATGCGGAAGTGTTTTTGAAGGAACGCAAGGTTTTCGACTGGGACAGAACACTCGGCGTCGAGTCCTCGATGACCGAAGCCCGCGCGATGCTCAAAAAGATTTTCTTCTTCTACAACAACCACTCGCACGCGTACGCCGCCAAGAACGCGTTGCGGTTCAGGGAAATGATGATGGAGGAATCGCGTTAG
- a CDS encoding GNAT family N-acetyltransferase, producing MTKYDLYDGTVGLRPVADSDVDFLWKNDCEPVAYNRTNLCPRSFIAKQMEKGGFWDDKTKLFIVEIERDGAAVPIGDIGVHFRDVTGECEVGTKISAAYRGTGAGTRAKMLLVDYLFRAFRIERVSASTHVENAPAIRSLEKCGFKREGIARNIRFIHGKYCDFYNYGMTRSDYRAAKRDWKLYGNTDPVEPREVPDSEKAQTRLVGKLIAIRPTEKEDGIFLSNLWSQPYPYLDHEICTLDDYNKWYDEGDFWGDTNHTFVIETLDGKPLGQVGMWGYDKRNGEAEVGTLLVDVADRGKGYGTEAKLLAMGHGFDVWPINRIYAGTSQYNRAARCSLLRAGLRFEAVFSGVEEGRRPPSGAALYGVSREEWYGAREVPDA from the coding sequence GTGACCAAGTACGATTTGTATGACGGAACCGTGGGGCTTCGGCCCGTCGCGGATTCCGACGTTGATTTCCTCTGGAAGAACGATTGCGAGCCGGTCGCGTACAACCGTACGAACCTGTGCCCGCGCTCGTTCATCGCGAAGCAGATGGAGAAGGGCGGCTTCTGGGACGACAAGACGAAGTTGTTCATCGTCGAAATCGAGCGGGACGGCGCGGCCGTTCCGATCGGCGACATCGGCGTGCATTTCCGCGACGTCACCGGCGAGTGCGAAGTCGGGACGAAAATCTCCGCCGCGTACCGCGGCACGGGCGCGGGCACGCGCGCGAAGATGCTGCTCGTTGACTACCTCTTCCGCGCGTTCCGGATCGAGCGCGTGTCCGCGTCGACGCATGTGGAAAACGCGCCCGCGATCCGGTCGCTCGAAAAGTGCGGATTCAAGCGCGAGGGAATCGCTCGCAATATCCGGTTCATTCACGGCAAGTATTGTGATTTCTACAACTATGGCATGACGCGCTCGGACTACAGGGCGGCGAAGCGCGATTGGAAGTTGTACGGCAACACCGATCCCGTCGAACCGCGCGAAGTCCCCGATTCCGAAAAAGCGCAGACGCGGCTTGTCGGCAAGCTAATCGCGATACGTCCGACGGAAAAAGAAGACGGGATATTTCTCTCCAACCTTTGGTCGCAGCCGTATCCGTATCTCGACCACGAAATCTGCACGCTCGACGACTACAACAAGTGGTACGACGAGGGCGATTTCTGGGGCGACACGAACCACACATTCGTCATCGAAACGCTGGACGGCAAGCCGCTGGGCCAGGTGGGAATGTGGGGATACGACAAGCGCAACGGCGAGGCCGAGGTAGGCACGCTGCTTGTGGACGTCGCGGACCGCGGAAAAGGTTACGGCACCGAGGCGAAACTTCTGGCGATGGGACACGGATTCGACGTGTGGCCGATAAACCGCATCTACGCCGGGACGAGCCAATACAACCGCGCGGCGCGATGCTCGCTTTTGCGCGCTGGGCTGCGGTTCGAGGCCGTGTTCTCCGGCGTCGAGGAAGGCCGCCGTCCGCCTTCGGGCGCGGCGCTATACGGCGTTTCCAGAGAAGAATGGTATGGCGCAAGGGAGGTTCCCGATGCTTAA